In Chitinivibrionales bacterium, a single genomic region encodes these proteins:
- a CDS encoding T9SS type A sorting domain-containing protein yields the protein MDVSGNSNLDLVHGSWLITSSDYQGLIFYARNRANRPYFITSSNGGDTWDQNWTQLSVDISNGISSISLSPDNPNHPLNGYHLICGSKHGVRRGRLDVYLSTDPAGNSWTRVLELNLIPWNMPKYEENAGPTIFQSRDGSKVHLLFTGRGGSKLKYYIIDAYKLCDVDAATGSNISIGHNHMNFAENGAVRIFDPSGRCVFTSRNTSVSNASIDKHLKKFSTGIYYAHIRRTAGLSSIRKFVVE from the coding sequence ATGGATGTATCCGGCAACTCCAATCTCGATCTGGTCCATGGCTCCTGGCTTATTACGTCATCCGATTATCAGGGACTGATTTTTTATGCACGCAATCGCGCAAACCGGCCATATTTTATTACATCAAGCAACGGGGGTGACACGTGGGACCAGAACTGGACCCAATTGAGTGTCGATATTTCAAACGGTATCAGCTCGATAAGCCTTTCACCCGACAATCCGAATCATCCGCTGAATGGCTATCACCTTATCTGCGGATCAAAACATGGCGTCCGCAGAGGCAGACTCGACGTTTACCTCTCCACCGATCCGGCAGGCAACTCCTGGACACGAGTACTCGAACTCAATTTAATCCCCTGGAACATGCCTAAATATGAAGAGAACGCTGGTCCTACGATCTTTCAATCCCGTGACGGTAGCAAAGTCCACCTGTTGTTCACCGGGCGAGGCGGCAGCAAATTAAAATATTATATCATCGACGCCTATAAACTCTGCGACGTGGACGCCGCCACCGGCAGCAACATCAGCATTGGCCATAATCATATGAATTTTGCAGAAAATGGAGCTGTCAGGATTTTCGATCCTTCCGGCAGATGCGTCTTTACCTCCAGGAACACATCGGTAAGTAATGCGTCTATCGACAAACATTTGAAAAAGTTTTCTACGGGAATCTATTATGCTCATATTCGCCGTACAGCGGGATTATCCTCAATTAGAAAATTCGTTGTTGAATAA
- a CDS encoding T9SS type A sorting domain-containing protein: MDQIEIGVAGYIHCFPGSSAVAFNTMRKAVEILKSQQILAGFRGQCSRILPKAGKRCEELLSSLDCWHNIHEGTYAWQRLQKTIEKDIAGGVFSATHALPSVQQLQNRYPANYRTIMKALSGLCANGFLIREGKVFRVAFSVMQRGFSVVQCFVYGNDPGIVNLSGLNGDFLRQCAQVAHERNINLDVITYTRTENGLVFSSLRNGDIHLHGSDNVLGYIAINRGPRDNSRMLADMLFSTKKPVALYDAAGEWERRFIRNIPQAKIFQIATSAGPGRDVGHYLADLGHRHVAFISPYHDSLWAQNRYRGLQEALRAAAPSSWTLLIAGDLPPENIGLITVAREIADFDEPRRFFNTWSSASRPISIAHNAGNLTINLHEIVQSKIFITSINGRILIQKDFSQQEVLVPLNSIASGLYLLNIISNSSQMTRSLIIP; encoded by the coding sequence ATGGACCAGATCGAGATTGGAGTTGCCGGATACATCCATTGCTTCCCAGGGAGTTCCGCCGTTGCGTTCAACACAATGCGTAAAGCGGTAGAAATTCTCAAATCACAGCAAATTCTTGCCGGTTTTCGCGGGCAGTGCAGCAGGATATTGCCGAAGGCCGGTAAACGATGCGAAGAGCTGCTTTCATCACTTGATTGCTGGCACAACATTCATGAAGGCACGTATGCCTGGCAACGCCTTCAGAAAACTATCGAAAAGGATATTGCCGGTGGTGTATTCAGCGCAACGCATGCGTTGCCGTCAGTGCAGCAGCTCCAGAATCGGTATCCGGCCAATTATCGCACGATCATGAAAGCGTTATCGGGACTTTGCGCAAATGGCTTTCTTATCCGTGAAGGAAAAGTGTTTCGAGTTGCTTTTTCTGTTATGCAGCGGGGATTTTCGGTGGTTCAATGTTTTGTGTACGGTAATGATCCCGGGATTGTAAACCTTTCGGGACTCAATGGAGATTTTTTGCGGCAATGCGCGCAGGTTGCGCATGAACGCAATATCAACCTTGATGTGATTACCTATACCAGGACCGAAAATGGTCTGGTTTTCAGCAGTCTTCGTAACGGCGATATCCATTTGCACGGCAGCGACAATGTACTGGGATACATTGCAATTAACCGGGGACCCAGAGATAATTCCCGCATGCTGGCAGACATGCTGTTCAGCACAAAAAAACCTGTCGCTCTCTATGATGCTGCCGGAGAATGGGAGCGCCGGTTTATCCGGAATATTCCTCAAGCTAAGATTTTTCAGATCGCAACATCTGCAGGGCCTGGAAGAGATGTCGGGCACTATCTTGCCGATCTTGGGCATCGACATGTCGCGTTTATTTCGCCCTATCATGATTCGTTGTGGGCACAGAACCGCTATCGGGGATTGCAGGAAGCATTGCGAGCTGCAGCCCCATCAAGCTGGACACTGCTAATCGCCGGTGATTTGCCTCCTGAAAATATCGGCCTGATAACAGTCGCTCGGGAGATTGCTGATTTCGATGAACCCCGCCGTTTTTTCAACACCTGGAGCAGTGCGAGCAGGCCGATTTCAATCGCACATAATGCCGGTAATCTAACGATTAATCTTCATGAAATTGTCCAGTCAAAAATATTCATTACATCGATAAACGGCCGAATTCTTATACAGAAAGATTTTTCACAACAGGAAGTTCTGGTACCGCTTAATTCGATTGCTTCGGGATTGTATCTGCTGAATATCATTAGCAACTCCTCACAAATGACACGTAGTTTGATTATTCCTTAA